In Porphyromonas cangingivalis, a genomic segment contains:
- a CDS encoding DUF6769 family protein, which yields MKIYLIFVRIKKKCQVRRIISIPFILISVVLLLIFAVVPHHHHGGMPCLTMEVCEGAKVCCEGHHDHGHDGCTGHEDGSCIIEDALFVAHLDNEPLYKALQSVDCGHDLISHYPLCFIVADLLNFDDSSPLPSRHPDDRQGDYISADVDAPQGLRAPPFGLV from the coding sequence ATGAAAATTTATCTTATCTTTGTTCGTATCAAAAAGAAGTGCCAAGTGAGACGTATCATCTCCATACCTTTCATCCTCATATCGGTGGTGTTACTGCTGATATTTGCCGTCGTGCCTCACCATCACCATGGTGGGATGCCTTGCTTGACAATGGAGGTGTGCGAGGGAGCCAAGGTTTGTTGTGAGGGTCACCACGACCATGGACATGACGGCTGTACAGGGCATGAGGACGGCTCGTGTATCATTGAGGATGCACTCTTCGTTGCGCACTTGGATAACGAACCCCTATACAAAGCCTTACAGTCGGTCGACTGTGGGCATGACCTGATCTCTCACTATCCACTCTGCTTCATTGTCGCCGATCTGCTCAACTTCGACGACTCCTCCCCCCTTCCCTCAAGACATCCCGATGACCGACAGGGGGATTATATCTCCGCAGATGTAGATGCCCCACAGGGGTTGCGTGCTCCTCCTTTTGGGTTAGTGTAA